The Juglans regia cultivar Chandler chromosome 1, Walnut 2.0, whole genome shotgun sequence nucleotide sequence AATTATGCAGCATCATATGGACTATAACACAAAGGCCATATGTGTCCACCTGGAGGAACGTGAAACAGATGTTCTAATACGTCAAATCAATAATGCTAGCAACTACATTTGAGATAATATATGACTTGAGACTAGCCTGAAATGTCCATGGCTTATTCTCCTGCATTTCAATACAACGAAAGCCAGAAGTCCTGCAATCTCCTTTAAATTCTGCATTTTCAGGAAAGAGGCGTTTGTCTATCCCCCTCCCCCAGTCAACAAGGCAAAGGCCCTGGAAGATAAAATTTTGAgtcattataaaaaaagtttagcCAAAGAGTCTTTGATGCAAACAGAAGTAACCTGATCATGCCAAGGACCACTGTGCTCACGTAACCCATCTTCTGTAAGATCGCCCCTGCCAAAAAGTGAGATAAATAAGTTCTGAAGGACACTCTGCAACTGCAGATTGTATAAGGCCCATTGGTATGCCAGTAATGCGAAAATGAGCATCGGGGAAAAATAGGGTTTGGAAAGAACATTTGCACCATATAGCACGTAAAAATGCAAAGACAAAGGATTTAAAAATAGGGCATGGCACAAAACAGAGGAAATGATCATTTCTCCTCTCTCCCTATATTCATCATATAGAGTGGATCAATACAATTGATCTAGCATTTATTACAATGACTATTACCCTCTAGTCATGTTAGAgcatataaaaatcatataaacttAACTTGGAACAAATAAACTCCCAGACTATTTCTAGGTTTGACAGACGATGATATTACACCAACAGCACCTACATGATGGGCTGTTGACCAACACCTACAGAACGAACTAAAAACAACATGAGGCGATCGAGACTTCGACAAAACCAgccaaaaacaagaacaagtCGAAACTCTGAAAGAACCGGCCAGCTACCATAATCTGACCAAAATTTGGACTAAACCGGACAAAAACAACTAGATGAACCGAAGTTTCTGTAATCCTTATACACCAATGACAGACACATGAATAACGACAATTCATTGAGGCCACAAAAACTGTGACAACTCCAAAACCACATTGGAAAGACGACTCTAATGACAACCCAAACAGTCACATCAAGAGACGATCCAAAAGTTGGAAACCAACCAAAACAAGTATAATCATTGATGGTGGCCACCACTGAAACCATtgagaaacaacaaaaaatgacACAGAAGTTATATGCTGCAACAAAATCCACCAATAACTACCACCAAAACAAGTCTGCCACCACAGATCACAACCACCGCAAATCACCAATGCCTTCGACTCAGTAAATATCACAGGGTAAACCACTACCAAAGCAGCCATGATTCAGGTCTGCTGGCCACTACCCAAACTGGAGGCACATGAACTTCACATGTACCTTCTTTTTTACAAGATAACATCACATACACCTGCCAGGATGATGACTATCAACAAAATTAACAGAGAACCACCACCAAAACAAACCTGCCACCAAAGATAACAAACGACAACAACCACAAACCACCAATGCCTTTGAATTAATCAGTGTATCAGGTAAACCATTAGCAAAGCAGCTGTGATTCATGTATTCTGGGAACTTCCCAAACTTGAGGCACACCAACATCACATatgccttttttttataatataacatccCATACACCTACAAGGATGATGACAACTACCATCCAATCGACATGGAAATGAATGGTACCATCCATCTTCAACTACTGCCATCAGACCTTATCCCATAATACTGCAAATGTTTCAGAGTCAGTAGAATTAAACAAGAGAAGGAAAGGAGAAACAAACTGAAAATGAAGgcatgaaaaaagaagaaaacaactaCCACTAAGCCCTAAAAATTTTCTAAACCCTGGGCTCTAATGACATGTTAAAAACAAGGTTTGCCACATACAAAAACAGTAAGAGCAAAAgaaatttctcttctttttcaagaCTCCACCATATAGAGTGGGAATAATCAACACAGTTGACCTAGCAGCTAATACAATGACTATAACCCTAATTCTAAAATTCTTTCCTTAACAAAGAAGATTAGTACTGGTAAATCAGTCACTTCTAGAAGGATTAGGCTTTAACAACACAAACCACCACTTTTGAGACGACGTATAACTTGCCTATAACATGGCTCCTTCAGAATGTAGTAAATGAGCAGAAAAAGTGAATGATAACTTTGTCTAGCTATTAactaagattttaaaaataagtgtcTAACAATCTGGCCATGCATTGATATCATACTAGTCTGGCAAGAAGAAAACGTCGCCGTTTTTTAGAGGTGAAATTTTTCCTACAAAATAAGAACAGAAGCAGCCATACTCATAATATGTACAAATTTACCCGGAAAACTAATCCAAAAGAAAAAGCCAAAACAAGTTGGAAGATGAAAATACAAAGTCAACATTGCGAATTAACAATAAACATTGAGCCAAAAGTTTTGGTCATCAAAATGTACGAATTGCatatgcttataaaaaaaatgtacgaaTTGCATATCTGTTTCGCCAAAGTTCATTAGAAGAGGTAACACGGTCACAACAATAATGGAAGAGTCTCTTACCTAGCATAACGAATAAGCAAATTATCAGGCTTAAAATCACCATGAATGATGCCAGCACCATGCAAAGTTTCTAGCATGTAGAGCATCTCTACTGTGTAATAAATACATAACTCCTCTTCCATGGACTTTCCAGTGACTACATAGGAGTTTATGGCATCCTGCAGAAGGTTTTCATCAGAGTCTGCATAATGTAGAAGACTAAACCTAATAATACACgagatacaaaattaattaaaccaaCCTGCAGAGTCCCATGGGCCAGATAGTCACAGACAAGTATGCTACAGTCAGAGTAGAGATGCATTCTCAGAGCAAAACCAAAGTTGGACCTCTGATAAAATACGagaataagtaaataaataaaaagcagaAACCACCAATAAACATTGGACACCAGAAAATGTCGTACTTCATTGTCTAAGATGCGCTCATCTAGTTGACGATACATGTAGAACTCCCATGGGAAAGCAGGCTTTTGTATCTGTCAGAAATTTCAAAGACCATGTTACAATCCAACTAGGCTACTCCTCCACTTTCGGTAGGAGAATAATAAATAGCACATACCTTAAGTGCGACAACTTCATCTGGATTACTGTGGACATATGCTTTATATACTTGAGCAAAACCACCCTGACCAGCACAACCTGTGATCTGATACTTCTTTCCACCTACAATCCAGAGTAATAGAATTTGACCTCCTAGAGTCTCAGCAtctaacttttatcttttatataaaacCCAAAATTCGCTGCATGGTAACTACACTCAGACAAGTAAGAACAATTTATCTTCTGCACCATTTGCCTTAGCTCAAGTGTAATGGTGAGAAGGTGTATTTGGGGTAATtcttacaataaaatattaaactgagaaaatttgagaaagaaatacaactaaatacTTCAGTGCAATATACAGTGACAAGAAAAGATTTGTATTAGAAAAAACCTCAAGGGTTCACTTGCATTTCTTGTAAAAAGCTAGaacttaaatattaagtaaGAAAATCAAGTATTAAGCTAGAAATTTGATATTGGTGTGGAGTGTCAGGTCTGAAGGTTAATTTGGCCAAATCCAAATTACTCCCTGTTCTGGCTGTTGAGTTTTATTGATTGTAGGGTGTCTTCCTTGCCATTGGGATAGCTTGGTCTCCCATTGGGTGCCTCCATCAAgataggcctggtttggatagagagatgcttccatctcatctcatcccatctcatctcaatatccaaacaccacaaacacacacacttttcaatttcaaatctttaattttttcatctaatcattatctaattattacaatttttcctttcctataatcccataaaacattttaactcaaaccatttctaattcatcttatctcaaatatctcactattattcacaaacaatctcaactcatctcatcttaactcaatatccaaacggggcctaaagcTACATGGGATGGTATAATTGTTACAATGGAACGTCAGTTAGCTGGATGGAAGTGAATGTATCTATCCAAGTCTTGATCACACTTACCCACTTGCCACTTATTTTATGTCTCCTTTTCCTCTACCTAGTGTTGCTAATCAGTCAAAGAAGCTACAAACAGCTTTACTGTGGAGCAGTGGGGTGGTTTggggtttggggggggggggggggggggggggtcaaaAGCTGATTCTTATCAACCATGCCTCCTTGGATATATGGCTACGGTGCTatgtaaatgatatatatatatagagagagagagagagagagagagcttatgGTAGTTGGTGGTTGCTGCTAAATATGTGCTTCTTGGGACAGTTCATATGGAGTTGGCCTTTTGAAGGATATAAGAAAGATGTGGAATTTTCAGCTTTATTACCTTTGAAATCGTAGATAGTCTAAAATTTACTTTTGGCATGATGTGTTGTGTGGAGACCAGTCCCTCAAGGAAGATTTTCCAGAGCTATTTAGCATTGCATGTTCTAAAGAAGCCTCCGTAGTGGATAATTTACATCTCTCTAATGGTTCTCAACAGTCGGATGTATCTTTCATCAAGGTGGCGCAAGACTGAGAGGTGGATCTCTTTATTTCTTGCAAGATCGGGAGAGGTGTAGAAGACAAGGGCAGGTAGAACCCTTCTAAGCATGGTCTCCAAGGCTAAATCCTTTCATAATGTGATATATCAGGATGCTAAAACTTCCTTTACTTAAAAGAGCATGGAGGACACATTCGGGCTCAATTTCACCTGGCCAAGATGTGATTATGGGGCAGCCTCAAGGTTTTACATGTTCCCCCTCATGTTTCAATAGAGGGAACTGCCTTAagttttgtaataaaatatatctatttgttcttttacttgtaaaaaaaaaaaaaaggaaaaaagcagGGCGGACACAAGTTCTACAGAAGGTGGCTGTTTTGGTGTAGACGGTTGCCTTAGAAAAGACTCTCACGTTAAACAATCTATGGAAAGGCATATATTGGTGATTGATTGGTGTTATAGGTGCTGAAGAAGTGCAGAATCTGTCGACCATCGTCTGCTTCATTATTTCTACAAGCCTAAGGTGTGCACGCAAGCCTTTTCGGAAAAAAGTGGGACTCaccaaaaataatcatttttctatGATGGTATCCACTTTTTTCCTGAGGGCATGCAAGGGGTTTGCACGCCCTAGGCCTggcattactctttataaaattatacttCCAGTGGACCAATATGTTTGGAGTGGGTCAGCTTATGCCTAGAAGTGTGGTGGATTCTTTTGCGTGTTGGAGAGAATAGTTTGGTCGCATCATTGTGAAGTTTAATGGAATTTGATCCCTACTTGCCTAATTGGATATCTATGGAGAAAACTCAATGGTTGGTGCTTTGATAACtgtgaaaaaatagtaaatgagcTTAAAGTTTTTTCATTAAAACCATATTTCTCTGGGTATtcactcatattttttatacgaATCTCCAATATCAGGATctagttctttctttttctcttctaatGTGTAGGTGTGTCTATTTATACTCTTCATGTGATTGGATGTCACCACTTTTTGTGATCGagtaaaattatttactttaaaaCCAGTAAGAAAGCAAGAAATGCTAGAATGCCTCCTTTAAGTTCCTTTACAGCCATATAACAGCAAGAGAGGAGGAAGGGGAGGCAAGATCTCCTCTTTCTTCCATTTTAATGTATGTTAGTGTAACTAAAAAGGCCAGTTCTTTCGAGAATTTTCAATCTGGTTAAGAAGTGTACGTGCACTTCTATTTGTCTAGATCAAGAAACTCGAATCTCAAAATTTTAGGaaccaaaaatatttctaacaaaaaaaaggaTGCTATCTTTGTGTTGGAATGTTAAACAAATGTTATAGAAATTAGCAGTTAACCTTTGTTAAATACAAGGATTATAACATACCAACTGCAGAGGGTTTTCACTGTTTATAATGTGATTTTTGTTGGTCAGAAGTCAGAACATCTAAATTTACActtacaaatattattaaaaaaaaaaaggccttgAGTAAAACTAAAAACTCATTGGCATTTAGATAGTTCCATGTAaatgtcacaaaaaaaaaagaaaaaacgaatCTAGTATGAAGAATTACCAATCTCAATAATCTTATTCCTTGAGGAATTCTGCAAAGAAGATAAGGCCACTTTGCCTGAGTAAGCTTTTTGGCTTGAATGGTATCCCTGAAAAGTGCATCAAAGAGCAATTATAAAGCCAACTATTGAGGAGACTAATAAATGCAATTATGCAAAAGGAAGTGACTGTATTGTCCTACATCATATTTCATAATCTGAGGACCCAGCTTCTTCAATAGGTCTTTCATGGTGGATGCGGACCATGGATTAATATGACTTGTCTCGAACTCAATGGATCCACAATCATCAATCTGtaaaatggaaaaggaaaaggaaacaaaaaaaagatgaagCTTCTCACAGCGTATGACATGAACTTCAGCTAACACCCCcttcaacccccccccccctccccattTAGCCATGTGTAATACCTTCTGAAGTGAACAAGCATTCACTAATCCAGACATTCTATCAAGAAATAGGGCATGTGCCTTCTTCAACAACTCGACTGGTTTGGCATTTCTAGTCGCAGAGCAACATTACAAGTGTTAGGACACAAGTTGACACGCTCAAACAACTCCAATCTAGGTAAGAAACACAGACACGCacagagggagaaagagagagaccttAGAAATCCAGACTGATAAACCATATGAGCGTCATGCAACTTCCCTTTTGATTCAAGAAAGGATGCATACCATACATAAAGCAAAGAATGGCCGAGACATATCTCACTCTCGgtcatttctctaaaaatactctcaaaatCTTCACTAACGTCCATCTACAGAGACCAAAACCACCAAATTAAGTCCATCAAAAGATCAAATGCATaccaagaatgaaaaaaaaaattcaagcagtTGGAATCGAGAAACCAAAACGACCGAAGAATAGGAAGTTACATAGAGGAACCAAATCCGGAGAAATCTAACGTCGTTTTGGTACTGGTCATCATCCCTGAATGTGACGATGCAATCGTAGAGAAGCTTGCTGAGATCTAACCCCGAACCGTTCCCCGAGCTCGTTTCTGCTTCGAGAGCTTTCTTGATCGACCTGGATCCACAAAAATCAGCGACAAATTCATCACAATGAAAGCCAACGCGATTGTGTGAAAGTGTCAGagagaagatagagaggaaGAGGACCAGAGCCAGGGCAAGAGGGGGTCAGGAGCAGAGTTGGTATCTTCGAAGACCACAGTCATGGCTTCTGTGTGCGTGTGTAGTGTGAGAAGTGAGACCGAGAAGATGATGTTGTAATTGTTGTTCCCTTAAAAGATCTCCAGAGGCAAAAAGAAGAAGCGGGCGAAATTCGAATGCTTGAACTTTTGAATTCATCATGTAAAAGAACggcaataaaaaatattaaaaattaaacaaaataataagaataattgaTTAAAGATTAATTTTAGATAAGCCTTATTCTATGCACCTCCATATAATATAATcaacttgtaattttttatttttacccttATATcctaatgtttaaatatttatatttaaacattaaaataaaatgacaaatcacatattgattaggTAGAagtgtatattataatatttctttataatatttctcctgaactaaaaataagaaaaattaaaaattaaaataaattaaaataaaataaagtaaacataaattaaaatataataataaatattaataataaacaaaaaataataattacaaaatagcTACCAGAGAAAAGAAGCCAGTGATCCTTGGGTACCCacgtttcctttttttttttttttgttattcatttttttaatcttagttttttgtttttattatttttatattgtcaaTGGGAGTATTTTAGGAAATGTGTAGTGTagattgaaaaacaaaatgatagtTTGGTATGTAAATTGAGGATTTGAGATTTCGGggcataaatttaaaaaaatataagggtTATAGTCTAGGGTGCAAATcgttgattttattaatttgtgatgCAATTAAGAAAAGGTGATAGTTTGGTAAtgtaaagtaaaatttttaCGTAAATAACATATCTAActattgtattattaatataaaattatactatttattaaatttaattaatttataatagatACAAgaaatatctaataaaaaacaaataaacgaCACCCAATAAGTGTGCAtgaaaactttcttttttaaaaaaagaaaaaagaaaattaacaaactacttcattaatcattacTCCAAATAGCAATATCAACaagcaatataaaaaattgtctcctctctcactctcgccTGGTGGGAGTAGAGGTAGTGAATGGTTGTCCTCCAATGGAAGACCTTGAGGATCGATGGAAACTTCTAACTCTTACAAAAGAGGAAGACGTGTCAATTCGTATCAATGGTGAGGATATAGAGAATGCTCAACGTAAGGGGGGAAGATGTCTGATTGGAAAAGTTTGCATGGAGAGGGTGATCAATTGTCATCGACCAAGGAGCTAGGGCTCGAGTAAGAAGGGAAGATTGGGGTTGGATGAAGGTCGTGGACTGGATAATCGAGTTGGGCATGTAATGAGCTTAACGTCATTAAAGAACTGTAATTTAATTCTGTAGTGGACTCATGCCTTAGTTATCATGCAAGGCCCGTGGGCCAAGTCATGTTTCTTATTAGTTACATTTACATTTATGTCCTTAAGTCTGTTAGTAGTCTGAATTACAATTATGCCCTTGTTTTTGTTAGTCTAGTTTGTTACAAGTCTATTAGTGGCAGACATATGCCAATAGCAGGTTCCCTAAATTGGAATGGGACCATTTTATGTAAGGTATCTCAGAAATTACAAGAATATTTCCTCATCTTTGTCTCTTTTGTCTTCTTCCCTATTCTAGAGGACCTCACCCTCTAAGTGAGAATATTATTGCATATTGGGTTCCACTTAGGCGTGTGACaaatttggtatcagagattcAATTCAGACTTGTGAAAATTTACAAGTGCAATGGCTGAGGGGACAAAGATGAATCAGTTACAAAGAGGGGATGGCAGCCCTCAAGAAAGCCA carries:
- the LOC108986629 gene encoding mitotic checkpoint serine/threonine-protein kinase BUB1 isoform X2; the encoded protein is MTVVFEDTNSAPDPLLPWLWSIKKALEAETSSGNGSGLDLSKLLYDCIVTFRDDDQYQNDVRFLRIWFLYIDDCGSIEFETSHINPWSASTMKDLLKKLGPQIMKYDGYHSSQKAYSGKVALSSLQNSSRNKIIEIGGKKYQITGCAGQGGFAQVYKAYVHSNPDEVVALKIQKPAFPWEFYMYRQLDERILDNERSNFGFALRMHLYSDCSILVCDYLAHGTLQDAINSYVVTGKSMEEELCIYYTVEMLYMLETLHGAGIIHGDFKPDNLLIRYARGDLTEDGLREHSGPWHDQGLCLVDWGRGIDKRLFPENAEFKGDCRTSGFRCIEMQENKPWTFQVDTYGLCVIVHMMLHNSYMEIEKKKSSGGGYIYLPKSSLKRYWKVELWKDLFTQLLNMSPGSDDNKLRKLRESFQDYMCSKPQFIKKLKELLVKQRASLCSA
- the LOC108986629 gene encoding mitotic checkpoint serine/threonine-protein kinase BUB1 isoform X1, whose protein sequence is MTVVFEDTNSAPDPLLPWLWSIKKALEAETSSGNGSGLDLSKLLYDCIVTFRDDDQYQNDVRFLRIWFLYMDVSEDFESIFREMTESEICLGHSLLYVWYASFLESKGKLHDAHMVYQSGFLRNAKPVELLKKAHALFLDRMSGLVNACSLQKIDDCGSIEFETSHINPWSASTMKDLLKKLGPQIMKYDGYHSSQKAYSGKVALSSLQNSSRNKIIEIGGKKYQITGCAGQGGFAQVYKAYVHSNPDEVVALKIQKPAFPWEFYMYRQLDERILDNERSNFGFALRMHLYSDCSILVCDYLAHGTLQDAINSYVVTGKSMEEELCIYYTVEMLYMLETLHGAGIIHGDFKPDNLLIRYARGDLTEDGLREHSGPWHDQGLCLVDWGRGIDKRLFPENAEFKGDCRTSGFRCIEMQENKPWTFQVDTYGLCVIVHMMLHNSYMEIEKKKSSGGGYIYLPKSSLKRYWKVELWKDLFTQLLNMSPGSDDNKLRKLRESFQDYMCSKPQFIKKLKELLVKQRASLCSA